In Candidatus Eisenbacteria bacterium, the DNA window CCCGGGCATCGCGATGTCGCAGACCAGCACGTCGAACGAGCCGCGCTCGAGCTCGCGCAGGGCGCCGCCGTATCCGTCCGTGAGCACGGCTTCCGCGCCGCGATCTCTCAGAATCGTCCCCGTGAGATCCCGCCCGTCCTGATCGTCGTCCACGACGAGAACCCGCACGCCGCTCAGATCCCGGTCGGACTCCCACGCACGCGCCTCCCCGTCGGGCCGCGGCGCGGCCGGCGCCGACGGCGCGGCCCCGCTCGGCTCGAGCGGGAGCGTCACGGTGAACGTGGAACCCTTTCCCTCGCCGGCGCTGGCCGCGGTGATGGATCCGCCGTGGAGCTGGGCGAGGCGGCGCGCGATCGAGAGGCCGAGGCCGAGCCCGCCGTGCCGGCGCGTGGAGGTCGCATCCGCCTGATGGAACTGCTCGAAGATCCGCTCGATCGAGTCCGGCGGGATTCCGGCGCCGTCATCCGAGACGGCGACCATGGCGGATGGTCCGTCGATGCGAAGGACGACACGGGCGCTGCCTCCGCGTGGCGTGAACTTCACCGCGTTCGAGAGGAGATTCCAGAAGATCTGATGGAGTCGCTCCGGATCTCCATGGATCCGGCATCGCTCCGGAAGGTCGCGGTGCAGCGACACTCCCTTCGCCACGGCGGTGGGAGTGATCGCGGCGATCGCCGCCTCGATCATGGCGCAGAGATCGACATCCCGCGGCTCGAGCCGGATGTTCCCCGACACGATCCTCGACATGTCGAGGAGGTCGTCGATGAGGCGCGCCTGCAGCTTCGAGTTCCTCTCGATCGTCTCGAGGCCGCGTTGCATCTCGTCCTTGGTTCCCGCTCCCTCCGCGAGCACCCGGGCCCACCCGAGGATCGCGTGGAGCGGCGTGCGGAGCTCGTGGCTCAGCGTGGCCAGGAACTGATCCTTCATGCGGTTCGCGTGCTCGGCGCTCTCCCGTGACGCGCGCTCGCGCTCCAGCGCTTCGAGGAGCCTCGCCGTGAGCTCCCGCTCGGCGGACTCGGCGCGGGTTCGGGCCGCGGAGAGCTTCGAGAGCGCGGCCGCGTTCATCCAGATCAGCGTCGAGAAGACGATGATGAGTGTGAGGGTCATGAGGGTGCGCCCGAAGTAGGGATCGAAGTAGCCGTGCTGCTCCAGCAGCGTGCGAACCACACCCAGCACGATCGGGGTCAGGATCGACGCGGGGAGCAGACGGCGCACCACCATCCCCCCTTCGTCGTCCGCCGCGAGGAGCCGGGTCATCCCGACCGAGGGACGGGCGAAGAGGCTTCCCAGACTCAAGAGGGCCAGGCACGCGGCCGTCGGCAACGCGATGCCCGTGAAGCTCGCGATTCCGTACAGCTCACGAACTCCGTAGATGTATCCGAGGATCGGAATCGTGGCGATCACGAGCGCGAAGAGCGCGAACACCTGGAACGCGACCTGCCGGCGCCGCGGCCTCGCGTCCAGGAGGAGCAGCGAGAGTCCGATCAGAGGAAGGCTGAGCGCAGCCGGCGGTCCCATCCGGTTCGGGCTGGCGGTCGCGGCCTCGCCGGCGATCTCCCGGAAGAGCGCCTGGTCGATCCCGAGGTCCAGGCCGAAGAGGTGC includes these proteins:
- a CDS encoding ATP-binding protein; amino-acid sequence: MRPKTPVPDGRSAGASTLFRPGLHAARLVLTSRIFGAIVFVQGAVALAGWSLGIDELKGGAYSLGITIKANTAISILLLGFALFLLADERRGRLATWVGRASALIAGAIGLATLLEHLFGLDLGIDQALFREIAGEAATASPNRMGPPAALSLPLIGLSLLLLDARPRRRQVAFQVFALFALVIATIPILGYIYGVRELYGIASFTGIALPTAACLALLSLGSLFARPSVGMTRLLAADDEGGMVVRRLLPASILTPIVLGVVRTLLEQHGYFDPYFGRTLMTLTLIIVFSTLIWMNAAALSKLSAARTRAESAERELTARLLEALERERASRESAEHANRMKDQFLATLSHELRTPLHAILGWARVLAEGAGTKDEMQRGLETIERNSKLQARLIDDLLDMSRIVSGNIRLEPRDVDLCAMIEAAIAAITPTAVAKGVSLHRDLPERCRIHGDPERLHQIFWNLLSNAVKFTPRGGSARVVLRIDGPSAMVAVSDDGAGIPPDSIERIFEQFHQADATSTRRHGGLGLGLSIARRLAQLHGGSITAASAGEGKGSTFTVTLPLEPSGAAPSAPAAPRPDGEARAWESDRDLSGVRVLVVDDDQDGRDLTGTILRDRGAEAVLTDGYGGALRELERGSFDVLVCDIAMPGRDGFDVIREVRKRAPDLPAIALTAFTHETEKRTREAGFHIHLTRPVDPSRLVDVVLELATARRNAPA